In one Pseudomonas hydrolytica genomic region, the following are encoded:
- a CDS encoding AzlC family ABC transporter permease gives MSRHHEFTQGARDMLPMLLGAIPFGIIFGSLAGAAGLSPVQTMGMSALVFAGSAQFIAISLLAGGAGVAVVLLTTLVVNLRHALYSASLQPHVRHLPKRWRVPLAFWLTDEAYAVVLQRYARGDSAPLRHWYFLGAALAMYCNWLLCTLVGVLFGQAVPNIGEWGLDFAMLATFIGIVVPMLRNQPQVAAALVAAAVALACHALPYKLGLMAAAASGIVVGVWLERRTPVLQEELL, from the coding sequence ATGTCCCGTCATCACGAATTCACCCAGGGCGCCCGCGATATGCTGCCGATGCTGCTCGGCGCCATTCCCTTCGGCATCATCTTCGGCAGCCTGGCCGGCGCTGCCGGGCTCAGCCCGGTGCAGACGATGGGGATGTCGGCGCTGGTGTTCGCCGGTTCGGCGCAGTTCATCGCCATCAGCCTGCTGGCCGGCGGTGCCGGTGTGGCCGTGGTGTTGCTGACCACCCTGGTGGTCAATCTGCGCCATGCCCTGTACAGCGCCAGCCTGCAGCCCCATGTGCGTCACCTGCCCAAGCGCTGGCGCGTGCCACTGGCGTTCTGGCTGACCGACGAGGCCTATGCGGTCGTGCTGCAGCGCTACGCGCGGGGCGATTCGGCACCGTTGCGGCACTGGTACTTTCTCGGCGCGGCGCTGGCGATGTACTGCAACTGGCTGCTGTGCACCCTGGTCGGCGTGCTGTTCGGCCAGGCGGTGCCAAACATCGGCGAGTGGGGGCTGGACTTTGCCATGCTGGCGACCTTCATCGGCATCGTAGTGCCCATGCTGCGCAACCAGCCGCAGGTGGCTGCTGCGCTGGTCGCCGCTGCCGTGGCGCTGGCTTGCCATGCGCTGCCGTACAAGCTCGGGCTGATGGCCGCGGCCGCCAGCGGCATCGTGGTCGGCGTTTGGCTGGAGCGGCGCACGCCGGTCCTGCAGGAGGAGTTGCTCTGA
- a CDS encoding NAD-dependent epimerase/dehydratase family protein, translated as MTTTPSELRPFNRLLLTGAAGGLGKVLRQRLRPYANVLRLSDIGEMAPAEGPHEEVVHCDLADKAGVQQLVEGVDAIVHFGGVSVERPFEEILGANICGVFHIYEAARRHGVKRVVFASSNHVIGFYKQDERLDAHSPRRPDGYYGLSKSYGEDMASFYFDRYGIETVSIRIGSSFPEPANRRMLSTWLSYDDLTQLIERALYTANVGHTVVYGMSDNREVWWDNSQAAHLGFTPKDSSDVFRDKVEAQPMPAADDPARIYQGGAFVAAGPFGDD; from the coding sequence ATGACCACCACTCCCAGCGAGCTTCGCCCCTTCAATCGCCTGCTGCTCACCGGTGCCGCCGGTGGCCTGGGCAAGGTACTGCGCCAGCGCCTACGCCCCTACGCCAATGTCCTGCGTCTGTCCGATATCGGCGAGATGGCGCCGGCCGAAGGCCCACACGAAGAAGTGGTGCACTGCGATCTGGCCGACAAGGCCGGCGTGCAGCAACTGGTCGAAGGCGTCGATGCCATCGTGCATTTCGGCGGCGTCTCGGTCGAGCGCCCGTTCGAGGAAATTCTCGGCGCCAACATCTGCGGCGTGTTCCATATCTACGAAGCGGCCCGCCGCCATGGCGTGAAGCGCGTGGTGTTCGCCAGCTCCAACCATGTGATCGGTTTCTACAAGCAGGACGAGCGCCTCGACGCCCATTCTCCGCGCCGGCCGGACGGCTACTACGGGCTGTCCAAGTCCTACGGCGAGGACATGGCCAGCTTCTATTTCGACCGCTACGGCATCGAGACCGTGAGCATCCGCATCGGCTCCTCCTTCCCCGAGCCGGCCAACCGCCGAATGCTGAGCACCTGGCTGAGCTATGACGATCTCACCCAGCTGATCGAACGCGCCCTCTATACCGCGAATGTCGGCCACACCGTGGTCTACGGCATGTCGGATAACCGCGAGGTGTGGTGGGACAACAGCCAGGCCGCGCACCTGGGCTTCACGCCCAAGGACAGCTCGGACGTGTTCCGCGACAAGGTGGAGGCGCAACCCATGCCGGCCGCCGACGATCCGGCGCGCATCTATCAGGGCGGCGCCTTCGTTGCCGCGGGGCCCTTCGGCGACGATTGA
- a CDS encoding putative glycolipid-binding domain-containing protein codes for MQQTLVWKPWYTPGVETLRLSQDASGIHATSHLMQVIKGNSIVANYLIDCDARWRFRRLWLKVDNHGQRSLCLQRDLRGNWVLNGQPRSDLQQCQHVMLSASPFTHTPPLQRSALETGQSDEMKVAYIDMLSLRVEVRSQRYHCLRRRPGESLYRSQAEDHASEELSVDDQALLLKANERFLRLSQRELTVSALV; via the coding sequence ATGCAGCAGACCTTGGTATGGAAACCTTGGTACACCCCCGGCGTGGAAACCCTGCGCCTCAGTCAGGATGCCAGTGGCATCCACGCCACCAGCCACCTGATGCAGGTGATCAAGGGCAACAGCATCGTCGCCAACTACCTGATCGACTGCGACGCGCGCTGGCGCTTCCGCCGCCTCTGGCTCAAGGTCGACAACCATGGCCAGCGCAGCCTTTGCCTGCAGCGCGACCTGCGTGGCAACTGGGTGCTCAACGGCCAGCCGCGCAGCGACCTGCAGCAGTGCCAGCACGTCATGCTCTCGGCTTCCCCGTTCACCCACACCCCGCCGCTGCAACGCAGCGCCCTGGAAACCGGGCAAAGCGACGAAATGAAGGTCGCCTACATCGACATGCTCAGCCTCAGGGTCGAGGTACGCAGTCAGCGCTACCACTGCCTGCGCCGACGTCCGGGTGAAAGCCTCTACCGCAGCCAGGCCGAGGATCATGCCAGCGAAGAACTGAGCGTGGACGACCAGGCCCTGCTGCTCAAGGCCAACGAACGGTTTCTGCGCCTGAGCCAGCGCGAGCTGACGGTCAGCGCGCTGGTGTAG
- a CDS encoding imelysin family protein, with protein sequence MLHRTLIASLLGLALVGCNQQDPRAKVSAALVDGVLLPAYSSWQEADRQLAGSTAAFCAGTADLPAARQAFLGAQNAWAGLQPLLIGPLAEGNRAWQIQFWPDKKNLVQRQVEALLKNKPQLTPADLASASVVVQGLTAYEYVLFDANLDLNDAEQKARYCPLLQAIGTHQQALAADIVEQWQAKPGMAEQLRKFPNERYAEANEAIAELLRVQVSALDGLKKKLGAPMGRQSKGIPQPYQAESWRSAASLSNQAAALASAERLWHGSNRDGIQSLLDKDQAQLGQRIDAAYQDTRQRLAALDRPLGELLADEAGRTSLNELYDSLNRLHRLQESELAKALGVQIGFNAHDGD encoded by the coding sequence ATGTTGCATAGAACCCTGATCGCTTCACTGCTCGGCCTGGCCCTGGTCGGGTGCAACCAGCAGGACCCTCGCGCCAAGGTCAGCGCCGCACTGGTCGACGGCGTTCTGCTGCCGGCCTACAGCAGCTGGCAGGAAGCCGATCGCCAGCTCGCCGGGAGCACCGCCGCGTTCTGCGCGGGCACTGCCGATCTGCCGGCCGCGCGCCAGGCCTTCCTCGGCGCGCAGAATGCCTGGGCCGGGCTGCAGCCCCTGCTGATCGGGCCACTCGCCGAAGGCAATCGCGCCTGGCAGATCCAGTTCTGGCCGGACAAGAAGAACCTGGTACAGCGCCAGGTCGAAGCGCTGCTGAAGAACAAGCCGCAACTGACCCCGGCCGACCTGGCCAGCGCCAGCGTGGTGGTGCAGGGCCTGACCGCTTATGAGTACGTCCTGTTCGATGCCAACCTGGACCTCAACGATGCCGAGCAGAAGGCGCGCTACTGCCCGCTGCTGCAGGCCATCGGCACGCACCAGCAGGCGCTGGCTGCCGATATCGTCGAGCAATGGCAGGCCAAGCCGGGCATGGCCGAGCAGCTGAGAAAATTCCCCAACGAACGTTATGCCGAGGCCAACGAGGCCATCGCCGAGCTGCTGCGCGTGCAGGTCAGTGCGCTTGACGGCCTGAAGAAGAAACTCGGCGCGCCCATGGGCCGCCAGAGCAAGGGCATTCCCCAACCCTACCAGGCCGAGTCCTGGCGCAGCGCCGCCAGCCTGAGCAACCAGGCTGCCGCCCTGGCCAGCGCCGAAAGGCTCTGGCACGGCAGCAACCGCGACGGCATCCAGTCCCTGCTGGACAAGGATCAGGCGCAGCTGGGCCAGCGCATCGACGCCGCCTACCAGGACACCCGTCAGCGCCTGGCCGCCCTGGATCGCCCGCTGGGCGAACTGCTTGCCGACGAAGCCGGCCGCACCAGCCTCAACGAGCTGTACGACAGCCTCAATCGCCTGCATCGCCTGCAGGAAAGCGAACTGGCCAAGGCGCTCGGCGTGCAGATCGGCTTCAACGCCCACGACGGAGACTGA
- a CDS encoding DUF1244 domain-containing protein, whose amino-acid sequence MTEQERLELEAAAFRALVQHLRTRPDVQNIDLMNLAGFCRNCLSKWYKAAADDLGVEVSADQARETVYGMPYADWKAKYQKEATAEQKAAFEKGKPE is encoded by the coding sequence ATGACCGAGCAAGAACGCCTCGAACTGGAAGCCGCAGCCTTTCGCGCCCTGGTGCAGCACCTGCGCACACGCCCCGACGTGCAGAACATTGACCTGATGAACCTGGCCGGTTTCTGCCGCAACTGCCTGTCCAAATGGTACAAGGCCGCCGCGGACGACCTCGGCGTCGAGGTCAGCGCCGACCAGGCCCGCGAGACCGTGTATGGCATGCCCTATGCCGACTGGAAGGCCAAGTATCAGAAGGAAGCCACGGCCGAGCAGAAGGCCGCATTCGAAAAAGGAAAGCCTGAATGA
- a CDS encoding DUF1513 domain-containing protein, with amino-acid sequence MQRRAFLGLGAAAASLAAAGAFGGWTLFGPSGQPLLLSARDDGEGRHYAVGYRLSGERAFATQVNERCHDVVPHPSLPLALFVGRRPSTESYLIDTRDGRLLQTLRSAADRHFNGHAVFHHGGAWLYATENDTREPGRGVLGVYRLDGQQLTHDGEHATHGVGPHQLLWMPDGETLVVANGGIRTEAESRVEMNLDAMEASLVLMRRDGSLISQEQLAEQRNSIRHLAVARDGTVVSGQQYMGELLDQVPLLAIKRPGQPYQPFPLGEAQRAAMNQYTASVAIHDELRLLALTAPRGNRFFIWDLDSAQVRLDVPLPDCAGVGAVADGFVVTSGQGRCRLYDCRGQRIVAKALELPAGLWDNHLRLA; translated from the coding sequence ATGCAGCGCAGAGCCTTTCTCGGCCTTGGCGCGGCGGCCGCCAGCCTCGCCGCCGCTGGTGCGTTCGGCGGCTGGACGCTGTTCGGCCCGTCAGGCCAGCCGCTGCTACTGTCGGCGCGCGACGATGGCGAAGGCCGTCACTACGCCGTCGGTTATCGCCTCAGCGGCGAGCGCGCCTTCGCCACCCAGGTCAACGAACGCTGCCATGATGTGGTACCGCACCCCAGCCTGCCGCTGGCACTGTTCGTCGGCCGCCGCCCGAGCACCGAAAGCTATCTGATCGATACCCGCGACGGCCGCCTGCTGCAGACCCTGCGCTCAGCGGCCGACCGTCACTTCAATGGGCACGCGGTGTTCCACCATGGCGGCGCCTGGCTGTACGCCACCGAAAATGACACCCGCGAGCCCGGTCGCGGTGTACTGGGCGTCTATCGCCTGGACGGCCAGCAGCTGACGCACGACGGCGAACATGCCACCCATGGTGTCGGCCCGCATCAGCTGCTGTGGATGCCCGACGGCGAAACCCTGGTGGTGGCCAACGGCGGCATCCGTACCGAAGCGGAAAGCCGCGTGGAGATGAATCTCGACGCCATGGAAGCCAGCCTGGTGCTGATGCGCCGCGACGGCAGCCTGATCAGCCAGGAGCAGCTGGCCGAGCAGCGCAACAGCATCCGCCACCTCGCCGTGGCCCGTGACGGCACGGTGGTCAGCGGCCAGCAGTACATGGGCGAGCTGCTCGACCAGGTGCCGCTGCTGGCGATCAAACGCCCCGGCCAGCCGTACCAGCCCTTCCCCCTGGGCGAAGCGCAGCGGGCGGCGATGAACCAGTACACCGCCAGCGTGGCCATTCACGACGAGCTGCGCCTGCTGGCGCTGACCGCACCGCGTGGCAACCGCTTCTTCATCTGGGACCTGGACAGTGCCCAGGTGCGCCTGGACGTGCCCCTGCCGGACTGCGCCGGAGTGGGCGCGGTCGCCGACGGCTTCGTCGTCACCTCGGGCCAGGGCCGCTGCCGACTCTACGACTGCCGCGGTCAGCGGATCGTCGCCAAGGCGCTGGAGTTGCCAGCCGGTCTGTGGGACAACCACTTGCGCCTGGCCTGA
- the folE gene encoding GTP cyclohydrolase I FolE, whose product MSHPLSQHYREILVGLGENPEREGLLDTPKRAAKAMQYLCHGYQQSLEEIVGGALFESDNDEMVIVKDIELYSLCEHHLLPFIGKAHVAYIPTGKVLGLSKVARIVDMYARRLQIQENLTKQIADAIARVTNAAGVAVVIEAKHMCMMMRGVEKQNSVMSSSVMLGAFRESCNTRHEFLQLIGRNN is encoded by the coding sequence ATGAGCCATCCTCTTTCCCAGCATTACCGCGAGATTCTTGTCGGCCTCGGTGAAAACCCCGAGCGTGAAGGCCTGCTCGATACGCCCAAGCGGGCGGCCAAGGCCATGCAGTACCTCTGTCATGGTTATCAGCAGTCGCTGGAGGAAATCGTCGGCGGTGCCCTGTTCGAGTCCGACAACGACGAGATGGTGATCGTCAAGGACATCGAGCTGTATTCGCTGTGCGAGCATCACCTGCTGCCCTTCATCGGCAAGGCGCATGTCGCCTATATCCCGACCGGCAAGGTACTCGGGCTGTCGAAGGTGGCGCGCATCGTCGACATGTACGCGCGGCGCCTGCAGATCCAGGAGAACCTCACCAAGCAGATAGCCGACGCCATCGCCCGCGTCACCAACGCCGCCGGCGTGGCCGTGGTGATCGAGGCCAAGCACATGTGCATGATGATGCGCGGGGTGGAGAAGCAGAACTCGGTGATGAGCAGCTCGGTGATGCTTGGCGCCTTCCGCGAGTCCTGCAACACTCGCCATGAATTCCTGCAATTGATCGGACGGAACAACTAA
- a CDS encoding di-heme oxidoredictase family protein yields the protein MSPLQRCLLPFLALTLIACEQQPRFTAAEPGEALSAGSATVRKFDQNAFSMPSANLAPSRRLDFAVGNSFFRNPWVTAPATTTARDGLGPLFNTNACQNCHLKDGRGHPPEPGALSAASMLVRLSLPASPEHAELLQRQGVVAEPTYGTQLQDMANPGVAPEGKVRVTYSSVPVRFADGTLVELRKPELQISQLGYGDLHPDTLLSTRIAPPMIGLGLLEAIAEQDILAAADPDDADGDGISGRPNIVWDRQLQRSVLGRFGWKAGQPNLNQQNADAFANDMGLTSSLIPHDNCTAAQADCLATPHGGEPEVSDNILASVLFYSRNLGVPARRDVDSPAVLKGKSLFHQAGCQKCHTPSFTTSADAAEPELANQLIRPYTDLLLHDMGEGLADGREEFLASGREWRTAPLWGIGLTHAVNGHTQFLHDGRARNLLEAILWHGGEAEAAKQRVLRFDGEERSALLAFLNSL from the coding sequence ATGTCGCCGCTTCAGCGCTGCCTGCTGCCGTTTCTGGCATTGACCCTGATCGCTTGCGAGCAGCAACCGCGCTTCACCGCGGCGGAACCGGGCGAAGCGCTGTCGGCCGGCTCCGCCACGGTGCGCAAGTTCGACCAGAATGCCTTTTCCATGCCCTCGGCCAATCTCGCGCCGAGCCGCCGTCTGGATTTCGCGGTGGGCAACAGCTTCTTCCGCAACCCCTGGGTTACGGCGCCGGCCACCACCACCGCGCGCGACGGCCTGGGCCCGTTGTTCAATACCAATGCCTGCCAGAACTGCCACCTCAAGGACGGCCGCGGCCATCCGCCCGAGCCGGGCGCACTCAGCGCCGCCTCCATGCTGGTGCGTCTGTCGCTGCCGGCCAGCCCCGAGCATGCCGAGTTGCTGCAACGCCAGGGCGTGGTCGCCGAGCCCACCTACGGCACCCAGCTGCAGGACATGGCCAACCCCGGCGTAGCCCCCGAGGGCAAGGTCCGCGTCACCTACAGCAGCGTGCCGGTGCGCTTCGCCGACGGCACCCTGGTGGAGCTGCGCAAACCCGAGCTGCAGATCAGCCAGCTGGGCTACGGCGACCTGCATCCGGACACCCTGCTCTCCACTCGCATCGCCCCGCCGATGATCGGCCTTGGTTTGCTCGAGGCCATTGCCGAGCAGGACATCCTCGCCGCTGCCGATCCGGATGATGCCGATGGCGACGGCATTTCCGGGCGCCCCAACATCGTCTGGGATCGACAGCTGCAACGCAGCGTGCTCGGGCGCTTCGGCTGGAAGGCCGGACAACCCAACCTCAACCAGCAGAATGCCGATGCCTTCGCCAACGACATGGGCCTGACCAGTTCGCTGATCCCCCATGACAACTGCACCGCGGCGCAGGCCGACTGTCTGGCCACGCCACACGGCGGCGAACCGGAAGTAAGCGACAACATCCTGGCCAGCGTGCTGTTCTACAGCCGCAATCTCGGCGTACCGGCGCGGCGCGATGTCGACTCCCCCGCGGTGCTCAAGGGCAAGAGCCTGTTCCATCAGGCCGGTTGCCAGAAGTGCCACACCCCCAGTTTCACCACCTCGGCCGATGCCGCCGAGCCGGAACTGGCCAACCAGTTGATTCGTCCCTATACCGACCTGCTGCTGCACGACATGGGCGAGGGGCTGGCCGACGGCCGCGAGGAGTTTCTCGCCAGCGGCCGCGAATGGCGCACGGCGCCGCTGTGGGGCATTGGCCTGACGCACGCGGTGAACGGTCATACCCAGTTCCTCCACGACGGTCGTGCCCGCAACCTGCTGGAGGCCATTCTCTGGCATGGCGGCGAGGCCGAAGCGGCCAAGCAGCGGGTGCTGCGTTTCGATGGCGAAGAGCGCTCCGCCCTGCTCGCCTTCCTCAATTCCCTCTAA
- a CDS encoding HopJ type III effector protein gives MTALDELRSRLQQDDYAFSETLAFVAEHYDYQPSAFRNGDVENAAGQNEGSCKTLGLALLEGLSTDEALRAFGEHYRSVLATPQGSDHGNIRALMSHGLEGLKFEQEPLKRKA, from the coding sequence ATGACCGCCCTCGACGAACTGCGCAGCCGTCTGCAGCAGGACGATTACGCCTTCAGCGAAACCCTGGCCTTCGTCGCCGAGCACTACGACTATCAGCCCAGCGCCTTCCGTAACGGTGACGTGGAGAACGCCGCCGGACAGAACGAAGGCTCCTGCAAGACCCTGGGCCTGGCCCTGCTGGAGGGCTTGAGCACGGACGAAGCGCTGCGCGCCTTCGGCGAACACTACCGCAGCGTGTTGGCCACACCGCAGGGCAGCGACCACGGCAATATCCGCGCGCTGATGAGCCATGGCCTGGAAGGCCTGAAATTCGAGCAGGAACCGCTCAAGCGCAAGGCTTGA
- the folX gene encoding dihydroneopterin triphosphate 2'-epimerase yields the protein MPRLEPGMARIRVKDLRLRTYIGIKEEEINNKQDVLINLTILYPAVDAVQVNDIDHALNYRTITKAIIAHVEGNRFALLERLTQEILDLIMAHQAVRYAEVEVDKPHALRFAESVSITLAGHR from the coding sequence ATGCCGCGACTGGAACCCGGAATGGCGCGCATCCGCGTCAAGGACCTGCGCCTGCGCACCTACATCGGCATCAAGGAAGAGGAGATCAACAACAAGCAGGACGTGTTGATCAACCTGACCATTCTCTATCCGGCAGTGGACGCGGTGCAGGTCAACGACATCGACCACGCCCTGAACTATCGCACCATCACCAAGGCGATCATCGCCCACGTCGAGGGCAACCGCTTCGCCCTGCTCGAACGCCTGACCCAGGAAATCCTCGACCTGATCATGGCCCATCAGGCCGTGCGTTACGCCGAGGTGGAGGTGGACAAGCCGCACGCCCTGCGCTTCGCCGAGTCGGTGTCGATCACCCTCGCCGGTCATCGCTGA
- a CDS encoding AzlD domain-containing protein: MDIWLLILGMLAITFATRYSLFAFPDLRFPPLVRQGLHYVPTAVLTAIVVPGMLLPDGQSWALNWNNAYLLAGLAAIAIAAFTRHLLATIGGGLLVFFLLRWAFGQLPI, encoded by the coding sequence ATGGATATCTGGTTGCTGATTCTCGGCATGCTGGCGATCACCTTTGCCACGCGCTACAGCCTGTTCGCCTTTCCCGATCTGCGTTTCCCTCCCCTGGTCAGGCAAGGGCTGCACTACGTGCCCACGGCGGTGCTGACGGCCATCGTGGTGCCGGGCATGTTGCTGCCGGACGGGCAGAGCTGGGCGCTGAACTGGAACAACGCCTACCTGCTGGCGGGCCTGGCTGCCATCGCCATCGCCGCGTTCACACGGCACCTGCTGGCGACCATCGGTGGCGGGTTGCTGGTGTTCTTCCTGCTGCGCTGGGCGTTCGGCCAACTGCCGATCTGA